One region of Deltaproteobacteria bacterium genomic DNA includes:
- a CDS encoding helix-turn-helix transcriptional regulator codes for MPVDSLLLRRRVAANIQRCRQERGYSQEAMAQRMGVSLRYVSMLEQNARNLSIVSLAKIAAVLDVDVADLVCDRSNLDQAKRSAAELGIELLRQHLINQSTVD; via the coding sequence GTGCCCGTGGACTCCTTGTTACTACGTCGGCGTGTTGCAGCCAATATTCAGAGGTGTCGCCAAGAGCGCGGATACTCGCAAGAGGCGATGGCGCAGCGCATGGGTGTATCGCTGCGCTATGTTTCGATGCTGGAGCAGAATGCGCGCAATCTCAGTATCGTATCGCTAGCTAAGATCGCCGCGGTCCTGGATGTTGATGTCGCTGATTTAGTCTGCGATCGCAGCAACCTCGATCAGGCTAAGCGCTCGGCTGCAGAATTGGGGATCGAGCTCCTTAGGCAGCATCTGATCAATCAGTCCACTGTCGATTGA
- a CDS encoding helix-turn-helix domain-containing protein — MLRVISYSRNKAVIVVKQKNSQHFGAFLGRKRKEAGLSQEEAAAALGYSDRFFLSRIENNRVSLPLDKIPVIAELYAIPVRDLAAAVIEEQTRILRGRVERIIDKSASGKVKRGKRRTGRAS, encoded by the coding sequence ATTTTAAGGGTTATTTCATACTCTAGAAATAAGGCTGTCATCGTGGTGAAACAGAAGAATAGTCAGCATTTCGGTGCATTTTTAGGCCGCAAACGTAAAGAGGCGGGTCTCAGTCAGGAAGAGGCTGCAGCAGCTCTCGGCTACAGCGACCGTTTCTTTTTGTCACGTATTGAAAACAACCGTGTTTCGCTGCCTCTCGACAAGATCCCCGTCATCGCCGAGCTCTACGCGATCCCAGTGCGTGACCTTGCGGCTGCTGTTATCGAAGAGCAGACCCGGATCTTGCGTGGCCGCGTTGAGCGCATCATCGACAAGTCTGCCTCGGGCAAGGTGAAGCGCGGCAAACGTCGCACAGGCCGTGCTAGCTAG